Proteins from a single region of Polynucleobacter sp. KF022:
- a CDS encoding DEAD/DEAH box helicase — translation MTFSKETKHEPKDSKSTGNEFQNFALAASLLKNVAELGFTQATSVQAQVIPAALAGGDLLVSSQTGSGKTAAFLLPLINQLIEDNPNNSPVPGRAQPKVLVLCPTRELAQQVAADAVNLVRGMKGIRIATVMGGMPYGKQIQALKGALLVVATPGRLLDLCDSKAIRLDDVKQLVIDEADRMLDMGFADDLEAIDKRCAGRNQTLMFSATFAPKIMSLANELTTDAKRIELAHAGEKHANIEQKLHWADSMSHKHKLLEHILADADLDQAVVFASTQVESEKIADTLRANGYEATALHGAMPQAVRMRRLESLRKGHTKILVATDVAARGIDVPRISHVINFGLPMKPEDYTHRIGRTGRAGRNGVAITLVEHRDRAKIRNIERFTQQDIVASVIAGLEPQAKPSFGGGGGRPGGGRSGGGFGGNRSGGGGGRYGSGARSESRFGGGGSGGNAGGSRSGDSRPARSTDSRPARSADSRPARSGDSRPAGGPRFAKPKSGGQRRNFSGS, via the coding sequence ATGACTTTTTCTAAAGAAACTAAACACGAGCCGAAAGACTCAAAGAGCACTGGAAATGAATTCCAGAATTTCGCCCTAGCGGCATCACTTCTTAAAAACGTTGCTGAACTGGGTTTTACCCAAGCCACTTCTGTGCAAGCTCAGGTTATTCCTGCAGCCTTAGCCGGTGGTGACTTATTGGTCAGCAGCCAAACTGGTAGCGGCAAAACCGCAGCCTTTTTATTGCCTTTGATTAATCAACTCATCGAAGACAACCCGAACAACTCACCTGTACCAGGTCGCGCACAACCTAAAGTGTTAGTACTCTGCCCTACTCGCGAATTGGCTCAACAGGTTGCCGCTGATGCAGTGAACTTAGTTCGTGGCATGAAAGGTATCCGCATCGCAACCGTAATGGGCGGCATGCCTTATGGCAAGCAAATCCAAGCGTTGAAAGGTGCATTGTTGGTTGTTGCAACTCCGGGTCGCTTACTCGACTTGTGCGACAGCAAAGCAATTCGCTTAGATGATGTAAAACAACTCGTTATCGACGAAGCTGATCGCATGCTCGACATGGGATTTGCTGATGATCTCGAGGCTATTGATAAACGTTGCGCAGGCCGTAACCAAACTTTGATGTTCTCTGCAACTTTTGCGCCAAAGATTATGTCTTTAGCAAATGAGTTGACCACAGATGCCAAGCGTATTGAACTTGCTCACGCCGGTGAAAAGCACGCCAACATTGAACAGAAGTTGCATTGGGCCGATAGCATGTCACACAAGCATAAATTGCTTGAGCACATTTTGGCTGACGCCGATTTAGATCAAGCAGTTGTGTTTGCAAGCACTCAAGTTGAGAGCGAAAAAATTGCTGACACATTGCGTGCTAATGGCTACGAAGCAACTGCACTTCATGGTGCTATGCCTCAAGCTGTGCGCATGCGTCGTCTCGAGTCTTTACGCAAAGGTCACACCAAGATTTTGGTTGCGACTGACGTAGCGGCTCGCGGTATTGATGTGCCACGTATTAGCCACGTGATTAACTTTGGCTTACCAATGAAACCAGAAGACTATACGCATCGCATCGGTCGTACTGGTCGTGCAGGTCGCAATGGCGTAGCTATCACTTTGGTTGAACATCGTGATCGCGCCAAGATCCGTAATATCGAACGCTTCACACAGCAAGATATCGTTGCCTCAGTTATCGCTGGTCTTGAGCCACAAGCCAAGCCAAGCTTTGGTGGTGGTGGCGGTCGTCCTGGTGGCGGTCGCTCAGGCGGTGGCTTTGGTGGCAATCGCTCAGGTGGCGGTGGCGGTCGTTATGGCTCTGGCGCACGCTCAGAGTCTCGCTTTGGTGGCGGCGGTTCTGGTGGTAATGCTGGTGGCAGTCGCTCAGGTGATTCACGTCCAGCACGCTCTACTGACTCCCGTCCTGCGCGCTCCGCAGACTCACGTCCAGCACGCTCAGGTGATTCACGTCCAGCAGGTGGTCCACGTTTCGCTAAACCAAAGTCCGGCGGTCAACGTCGCAACTTTAGCGGTAGCTAA
- a CDS encoding chorismate lyase, translating to MIHRNRLRSAWNRVGSGEIHRAPRKWQPWLSDTGSLTQKIEKAIGQKLEVQVLRDCPQSLNSDESRYFHFKVRRCRVREVLLCSNGIPLVMAHSVIPTLSSSGSNHAVLRLGAKPLGAVLFAKTRKHSQAKPPRDIARLDKGSELWKKCFKHFSGLSSPLWARRTLYRLKGHPLLVNEIFLPALLDATKN from the coding sequence ATGATTCACCGAAATCGTCTCCGTTCTGCATGGAATCGAGTCGGTTCCGGTGAAATCCATCGGGCGCCCCGAAAGTGGCAACCTTGGCTAAGCGATACCGGGTCTCTCACCCAAAAGATTGAGAAAGCAATTGGGCAAAAACTAGAAGTACAGGTTTTGCGTGACTGCCCTCAATCACTCAATAGCGACGAAAGTCGCTATTTTCATTTCAAAGTCAGACGTTGCCGAGTCCGTGAAGTGCTGCTGTGCTCCAACGGAATTCCTTTAGTGATGGCACATAGCGTCATACCCACTTTAAGCTCTAGTGGCAGCAATCATGCCGTTCTGCGCCTAGGCGCAAAGCCTCTGGGGGCCGTCCTTTTTGCCAAGACACGTAAACACTCGCAAGCAAAACCTCCGCGTGATATTGCACGCTTAGATAAAGGTAGTGAATTATGGAAAAAGTGCTTTAAGCATTTTTCTGGTTTGAGTTCGCCCTTATGGGCACGACGTACTCTTTATCGCTTAAAGGGTCACCCACTATTAGTAAATGAAATTTTCTTGCCTGCTTTATTGGATGCTACGAAGAATTAG
- a CDS encoding uroporphyrinogen-III synthase, translating into MSTKTIIVTRPSGQARQLIEVLTRAIEASGVGKRSLPEILSLPLLTIVPKSDEHLADHIATVLSDADLAIFVSPNAIESVMRLLERDWQDFSKKVIPIGVMGGSSNLALKNHGIGLEAIPTPIIIPKNNENWDSEGLWQELQSLQSSWQNKKVVIFKGEGGRDWLADTLTKAGATVEAISTYSRVPLDLDNPAWHLVREMDLSKSLWLLTSSEAVRYLGEVMNGQFTQSLSAASALCPHHNIADAAELIGFGEVFTSEPGDEALIKSTLAWLTI; encoded by the coding sequence ATGAGCACTAAAACTATCATCGTCACAAGACCAAGTGGGCAAGCTCGTCAGCTGATTGAAGTACTCACTCGCGCAATCGAAGCGAGCGGAGTAGGAAAACGTAGTCTCCCTGAAATATTGTCCTTACCATTACTCACCATTGTTCCAAAGTCTGATGAGCATTTGGCTGACCACATTGCTACTGTCTTGAGTGATGCCGACCTAGCCATCTTTGTGAGTCCCAATGCTATTGAGAGCGTGATGCGATTACTAGAGCGAGACTGGCAAGACTTCTCTAAAAAAGTTATTCCGATAGGTGTGATGGGGGGCAGTAGCAATCTAGCTTTAAAAAACCATGGCATTGGTTTAGAAGCAATACCGACGCCTATCATCATCCCTAAAAATAATGAAAACTGGGACTCTGAGGGTCTTTGGCAGGAACTTCAATCTCTGCAATCTAGTTGGCAGAACAAAAAAGTAGTGATCTTTAAAGGTGAGGGTGGTCGTGATTGGCTGGCTGACACATTAACAAAAGCTGGCGCTACTGTAGAAGCAATTTCTACCTACAGCCGCGTGCCTTTAGATCTGGATAACCCTGCATGGCATCTAGTGCGAGAAATGGATTTAAGTAAATCTCTTTGGTTGCTCACTTCCTCTGAGGCAGTCCGCTATCTAGGTGAGGTGATGAACGGTCAATTTACCCAAAGCCTTAGTGCAGCTAGCGCTCTTTGCCCGCATCACAATATTGCTGATGCCGCTGAGTTAATTGGATTTGGTGAAGTTTTTACCAGTGAGCCTGGTGATGAAGCCTTAATTAAATCTACTTTAGCTTGGCTAACAATCTAA
- the hemC gene encoding hydroxymethylbilane synthase gives MSQTLNSSPIAAPKSLVIASRESRLAMWQAEHVRDCLKKLYPECDVQILGMTTRGDQILDKALSKVGGKGLFVKELETALEDGRADLAVHSLKDVPMVMPEGFDLACVMAREDARDAFVSNDYASLEDLPVGAIVGTSSLRRESVLRARFPHLVIQPLRGNLDTRMGKLDRGEYQAIILAAAGLKRLGLESRIRAFLPYDPYTPAAGQGALGIETLSKHPNIKQWLAPLNDTPTLFAVSAERMVSRQLGGSCEVPLAAHAVWDQNQMQIRSFVASTDGKAICLANGSAQVKSVADAEALGLAVAQDLLSQGAADLIPKFSK, from the coding sequence ATGTCCCAAACCCTGAATTCTTCCCCTATAGCCGCTCCAAAGAGCCTTGTTATCGCCTCCCGTGAAAGTCGCCTGGCCATGTGGCAGGCTGAGCATGTCCGGGATTGCCTTAAAAAGCTCTATCCGGAGTGTGATGTCCAGATTTTGGGCATGACAACCCGTGGTGACCAGATTTTGGACAAAGCCCTCTCTAAAGTGGGTGGTAAAGGTCTTTTTGTAAAAGAGCTGGAAACTGCCCTTGAGGATGGTCGGGCTGACTTAGCAGTGCATTCATTAAAAGATGTCCCCATGGTGATGCCTGAGGGTTTTGATCTTGCTTGCGTTATGGCTAGAGAAGATGCAAGAGATGCTTTTGTTTCCAATGATTACGCCAGTCTTGAAGATCTTCCTGTGGGCGCCATCGTTGGCACGTCAAGTCTGCGTCGCGAATCCGTGTTGCGTGCAAGGTTTCCTCATCTGGTGATTCAGCCATTACGCGGTAATTTAGATACGCGTATGGGTAAATTAGATCGCGGTGAATATCAGGCAATTATTTTGGCTGCTGCTGGTCTTAAGCGTTTAGGTTTAGAGTCGCGCATCCGTGCATTCTTGCCATACGATCCTTACACGCCTGCTGCAGGCCAGGGCGCTCTTGGTATTGAAACCTTAAGTAAGCACCCCAACATCAAACAATGGCTTGCTCCATTAAACGACACGCCTACCTTGTTTGCAGTTTCAGCTGAGCGTATGGTGTCTCGTCAATTGGGTGGATCATGCGAGGTGCCCTTAGCTGCGCACGCAGTCTGGGATCAAAATCAAATGCAAATTCGCTCCTTTGTGGCGAGTACGGATGGTAAAGCGATTTGCCTGGCAAATGGCAGTGCGCAAGTGAAGTCAGTGGCAGACGCAGAGGCTTTGGGGCTCGCAGTCGCACAAGACTTGCTCTCACAAGGCGCGGCAGATTTAATTCCAAAATTTTCTAAATAA
- the argH gene encoding argininosuccinate lyase yields MSSSNNSLDNKAQAWSARFAEPVDELVQRYTASIGFDQRFAMVDIAGSLAHAEMLAAQKIISAQDLADIQKGMAQIKSEIESGQFNWQLALEDVHLNIEARLTALVGDAGKRLHTGRSRNDQVATDLRLWLRGSVDDISLTLKSLRVALLDLAEKHASTIMPGHTHLQVAQPITFGHHLMAYFEMFSRDASRLADLRARFNRLPLGAAALAGTTYPIDREQVAKALGFDGICNNSLDAVSDRDFAIEFCAFASILMMHVSRLSEELILWLSPRFGFIDLPDRFCTGSSIMPQKKNPDVPELARGKTGRVYGDLISLLTLMKGQPLAYNKDNQEDKEPLFDAVDTVQDTLRIFADMVPHIEVKAEVMKKAAEEGFATATDLADYLVKKGLAFRDAHESVAHAVKACVGRNCMLTDLSLSELRFACGLDNRPELMSDDVFALLTVDGSVQSRQHAGGTAPAQVLAAIKRGRADL; encoded by the coding sequence ATGAGCTCATCAAATAATTCCTTAGACAACAAAGCCCAAGCTTGGTCGGCCCGTTTTGCCGAACCCGTTGACGAACTTGTTCAGCGTTATACCGCTTCTATTGGCTTTGATCAACGCTTTGCCATGGTCGATATAGCTGGATCCCTAGCCCATGCTGAGATGCTGGCTGCCCAAAAAATCATTAGCGCCCAGGATTTGGCAGATATTCAAAAGGGAATGGCCCAAATTAAGAGTGAGATCGAGTCTGGCCAATTTAATTGGCAACTTGCTCTTGAGGATGTTCACCTCAATATCGAAGCACGCTTAACCGCATTGGTTGGCGATGCTGGCAAACGTTTGCATACTGGTCGCTCACGAAATGACCAAGTCGCAACCGATCTTCGTCTGTGGTTGCGTGGCAGTGTTGATGATATCTCCCTCACTCTGAAATCTTTACGTGTTGCGCTTTTAGATTTGGCAGAGAAACATGCTTCGACCATCATGCCTGGTCACACGCATTTACAAGTAGCCCAGCCTATTACTTTTGGTCATCACCTTATGGCCTACTTTGAAATGTTTAGCCGTGATGCAAGTCGCTTAGCTGACTTGCGTGCTCGCTTTAATCGTTTGCCATTAGGCGCTGCCGCCTTGGCCGGAACCACTTATCCAATCGATCGCGAACAAGTTGCTAAGGCCCTTGGATTTGATGGCATTTGCAATAACTCCTTAGACGCCGTATCCGATCGTGATTTTGCGATTGAGTTTTGCGCCTTTGCTTCGATCTTGATGATGCACGTATCACGCCTATCCGAAGAGCTCATCCTGTGGCTGAGCCCACGCTTTGGCTTTATTGATTTGCCTGATCGTTTTTGCACTGGCAGCTCGATCATGCCGCAGAAGAAAAATCCTGACGTACCAGAACTAGCTCGTGGCAAGACTGGTCGCGTTTATGGCGATTTGATTTCTTTATTGACCTTGATGAAAGGTCAGCCCCTCGCCTACAACAAAGATAACCAAGAAGATAAAGAGCCTTTATTTGATGCGGTTGATACCGTGCAAGATACTTTGCGTATCTTTGCTGACATGGTTCCGCATATTGAAGTCAAGGCCGAAGTGATGAAGAAAGCTGCTGAAGAAGGTTTTGCAACAGCAACCGACCTGGCTGACTACTTGGTGAAAAAAGGTTTGGCTTTCCGTGATGCACATGAATCTGTAGCACATGCTGTTAAGGCATGCGTTGGCAGAAACTGCATGTTGACCGACCTTAGCCTCTCTGAACTGCGCTTTGCTTGCGGCCTAGATAATCGCCCTGAGTTAATGAGTGATGATGTATTTGCTTTGCTGACAGTAGATGGCTCCGTTCAATCACGTCAACATGCTGGTGGCACCGCTCCTGCACAAGTACTCGCTGCTATTAAACGGGGTCGTGCAGACCTCTAA
- a CDS encoding TRAP transporter small permease subunit produces MGFWSKLSAGIDRINQLLGKAASIMILLSCVVSATNALLRYGLDVSNNWPLELQWYLFAAAVMLGASYTLKRNEHVRVDLIYSQLSDRGRLWIDLFGLIFFLMPACILFAWLSWTTLFYPSWLVMEHSLNSGGLARYPIKFVVPFGFFMLSLQGLSEIIKRIGALKGEMTLPAEDLRYEKPMQ; encoded by the coding sequence ATGGGGTTTTGGTCCAAACTTTCTGCAGGCATTGATCGTATAAACCAGCTTCTGGGTAAGGCAGCCAGCATCATGATTTTGCTGTCTTGCGTAGTATCGGCAACAAATGCTCTGCTGCGCTATGGCCTAGATGTTAGTAATAACTGGCCCCTTGAACTTCAATGGTATTTGTTTGCCGCAGCCGTCATGCTCGGCGCATCCTACACCCTTAAACGCAATGAGCATGTCCGAGTAGATTTAATTTACTCTCAGCTCTCTGATCGTGGCCGTTTATGGATTGATCTCTTTGGCTTGATCTTCTTTTTAATGCCCGCCTGTATTTTGTTTGCCTGGCTCTCATGGACCACTCTTTTCTATCCATCCTGGCTAGTGATGGAGCATTCATTGAACTCCGGTGGATTAGCGCGCTACCCCATTAAGTTTGTAGTGCCATTTGGGTTTTTCATGCTCAGCTTGCAAGGCCTTTCAGAAATCATCAAACGTATTGGTGCCCTCAAAGGTGAAATGACTTTGCCCGCCGAAGATCTTCGTTACGAAAAGCCCATGCAATGA
- a CDS encoding TRAP transporter large permease subunit, which yields MIPLEWMPPLMFAGLIVFMLIGFPVAFSLMAAGLFFSLIAIGEGFFGMAFLQAIPQRIFGSVLANDLLLAIPFFTFMGAILERCGLAEEMLDSMGQLFGRVRGGLGYSVIIVGFILGAITGTVAAQVIAMAMISLPVMMRYGYNMRYATGVLAASGTITQLVPPSLVLIVLADQLKTQSGSADVGSMYLGAWGPSLLQIALFALYTFFLSRIRPDYLPPVPESELTLRGWALWKKCLMGIIPSAVLIFLVLGTIMTGIATPTESGAMGAMGALLLAWIRRSKIPNLKGLIQEAYQNTMRITAMVVFILIGSTCFSVVFQGVDGGFWVEELFSNLPGGWVGFLVVVNLFVFFLAFFLDFFEIAFIVVPMLAPVAVKLLAPVLLASMNGNPQAAASAALVWFGVMLCVNMQTSFMHPPFGFALFYLRGVTPKEVKSSDIYWGALPWVGLQLVMVAVVIAFPALVTTFLDKPAAVLESQDFNFTSEDNKPDTPSAKVDEDAPVTFQLDKPVK from the coding sequence ATGATTCCATTGGAGTGGATGCCGCCCTTGATGTTTGCTGGACTGATCGTCTTTATGTTGATCGGCTTTCCAGTGGCATTTTCTTTAATGGCGGCAGGCTTATTCTTCTCCCTCATTGCTATTGGTGAAGGCTTTTTTGGAATGGCGTTTCTGCAGGCCATTCCTCAACGTATCTTTGGCAGCGTGCTCGCTAATGATCTGTTGCTAGCCATCCCCTTCTTTACCTTCATGGGCGCCATCCTAGAGCGCTGTGGCCTTGCAGAAGAAATGCTGGATTCTATGGGGCAGCTATTTGGGCGCGTACGTGGCGGCCTAGGCTACTCGGTCATCATCGTTGGATTTATTTTGGGGGCAATTACCGGCACAGTAGCGGCTCAGGTGATCGCTATGGCGATGATCTCGTTGCCTGTAATGATGCGCTATGGTTACAACATGCGCTACGCTACGGGTGTTTTAGCGGCATCCGGAACTATTACCCAGCTAGTACCCCCATCTTTAGTATTGATTGTATTGGCAGATCAACTCAAAACACAAAGCGGCAGCGCCGATGTGGGCAGTATGTATTTGGGCGCTTGGGGGCCATCACTTCTGCAGATCGCCCTCTTTGCGCTTTACACCTTCTTCTTAAGTCGCATCCGTCCTGACTATTTGCCACCAGTTCCGGAAAGCGAACTCACCCTGAGAGGCTGGGCCCTTTGGAAAAAGTGTCTGATGGGAATCATTCCATCGGCTGTTCTTATTTTCTTAGTACTAGGCACCATCATGACCGGCATTGCAACGCCAACTGAGTCTGGGGCCATGGGCGCTATGGGCGCACTACTGTTAGCTTGGATTCGAAGATCAAAGATTCCAAATCTAAAGGGGCTGATTCAAGAGGCGTATCAAAACACGATGCGCATTACCGCTATGGTGGTTTTCATTCTGATTGGCTCCACCTGCTTCTCAGTAGTATTTCAGGGGGTGGATGGCGGATTTTGGGTTGAAGAATTATTTTCCAATCTTCCCGGTGGATGGGTTGGTTTTTTGGTTGTTGTGAATTTATTTGTTTTCTTCTTAGCCTTCTTCTTAGATTTTTTTGAGATTGCATTCATCGTTGTACCAATGCTGGCACCAGTAGCCGTCAAACTATTAGCCCCAGTACTTTTGGCATCCATGAATGGCAATCCACAAGCCGCGGCTAGTGCTGCGCTAGTGTGGTTTGGAGTCATGCTTTGCGTCAACATGCAAACCTCCTTTATGCATCCTCCATTTGGCTTTGCCCTCTTCTACCTAAGAGGTGTAACCCCTAAAGAAGTCAAGAGTAGCGACATCTACTGGGGTGCCCTACCTTGGGTAGGCTTACAACTTGTGATGGTGGCAGTAGTGATCGCTTTCCCA